The Reichenbachiella carrageenanivorans region TTACCAAACAAAAGATTTCCAGGCTTCTTCGTATCTTCACTCAAGAAGAACTCTTTAATCGCCCCTACTAATTCTTCTTTACTCAGTTGCAAATCATTGTTGAGGTCTAGTTTTTTGAAACAGATATCTACAAATTTGATCTCCACTCGCAATGAAACAAAAAAGCACATATACTCTTGCTTAGACAGGTAGCCGTTTTTGTCTTTATCATAAATGTAAAAAATATCGTCAGCAGCTTGCTGGGCAATTTTATCAAAAGGACCATAAATTTCACCTACAACTACAGCTTCAAGGTATTTCAACCAATTGGTCAAGTTGCACCTATTCGGCGTCTGACTACTTAAGAAATCCCTCAGCTGCGTCCAAAAATCCTGCCCCCTCTGAGTAATAAAGTCCTCCACCTCAGAAGGAGGCATCAGACAACGAAAAATCGCTACATTCTCACCCAAACTCATGAAGTCCCGCTCCTGAAGCAGTCCGTCATGATCAAAATCTAAAATTTTGAAAAGGTGTGTATATTTTTGAGTTAGTCTATCAGAAAGCATGTTTGAAATTACGCTTTTTCAAGCTTAATTTCAAACATGCACTATTTTGGGTACTATATTACTCTACATGAAATGGGTTGTACTTGATCATCAATCCATGCATATTGCTCCATGCATTTGGGTTTTGATCCAAAGTGGTATCATAGTGATACACCACAAAAAACTGATTAGTGATATGCAAGCCAATCAAAAAATTGACCCCAGCAACCGAGCGATAACCCACACCTGCTTCAAATTTTCCACTATATTCTATAATGGCATTGACATCAAACTGAATAGGCGCTCCTGAGACATATTTGACCAACATAGCTGGTTTTAAAAAATAATCTCTTGCCAGAGCCGTTTTATATCCAGCTTGGAGATAATAATGATTTTGCAAAGACAGGTTTGCATCTGCGCTAAACATTGACCCTGTAATTCTCGGCGCAGATAGCCCTACATAAAAATGCTTTTGGCTATAAAAAACGCCCATACCTATGGTCGGCAGAAAGGTATTAATGTCCTGCGCATACTCAGGATCATTGACCACACCCAAGTCCGTCAATCTCTCGCTCACATGACTCATCCCTGCCTGAATCCCAAAAGACAAAACGCTCGGATAAAAACCCCAGCTTGTATATGAGTTTCGATTTCTCGAAAACAACTTATAACTATAAGCCATCGAAAACTCCGTATTGCTATACACCCCCACTTTATCTGAAGTAATGGTTGCCCCTAAGCCCACACTTCTTATACCTACAGGACTATTGATAGTAAAATTACCAAACTGCGATCCTCCTTCAATAAACGGCACAGTCCTCGTGGCCTCAAGTGCTACATCTAAATGACCATAATATCCCGCATAGGCAGGATTGACCGTCATCAGATTATAAGTATAGGTCGATAGTACAGGTACTTGCTGCGCCAATCCAGCAATAGACTTGACCAACACCAACAATAGTATAACTCTAGTTTTCATTCTATTATCTTTTAATCATAATATATCCATCTGTTTTTTCTATATCATGCCCGGATGGAATATCGATATGATAGAAATAAGTACCTTCTGGCAATTGCCCTGTGCTTAAACCAGTGAGGTTATTGGCTTGTCCGTCAAATGATCTAGATTGATTGTCATAACCACGTTGCTCATAGATCAGGTTGCCCCAGCGGTTGTAGACATATACCGTATTATCTGGATATTTCTCAATACCTTTAATCTGCCAAGTATCGTTGATTCCGTCTCCGTTGGGAGAAAACCCAGAACTAAAAACAGGCTGCTCTACCCATACCGTTACCTGATCTTCTCCTACACAACCCTCTACTGTTTCCAACTGGACAGTATAATCCGTGGTAAACTCTGCTGTAGTAGTAGGCGACATGGTTTGGGTATCTGCCAAGCCATAGTTTGGTGACCAGGTCACTACTCCACTATGTATCGAACGAACCGATAGCTGTGTAGACTCTCCCTCTAAAATGACCTGATCTTCGCCAGCATCAACTTCAATGTCTTCAATTTGAATTTGAAAAATACAGCTAGAACTATTACCATATGAATCAGTAGCTACAAGTTCCACTTCCGTATCTACCACAAGTATCTCCCCTGCTTTTGGCGACTGTGTTACCATCTCGATCTCTGCACACACATCGGTTGCCCTTAAAGAACTCGTAAAGTCTGGCATTAAATTTCCACAAGTGAGCACCTGATCGGAGGGGCAGTTTAAGACTGGCCCTAGCAAATCCTCTTGTACCAAAATCTGAAATGTGATCTCATAGAAATTACCCGCATCATCAAGACCCTTTATATCCACAAGCATACCATCCACCACTTCTACCCCAGCTGCTGGCGACTGAATCAGCTGAATGTCTATATCACAATTGTCGGAGACCGAGGTCAGACTCGTATAATCTTGCAAAAGCGTACCACAACCCACTGTTTGGTCATCAATCGTTGACAACATGGGTGACTCTACATCGGCATGAATAAACACCTGAAAAATAAAATCATCTGCATTGCCTACTGCATCAGTAGCCGTAAGGGTCACAGTCATGCCGTCTGTCACAGCCGTACCGATGGCTGGAGACTGGGTAACCACAGGTGCCGCATCACAGTTGTCTATCACTGTACCTAGCGTCCTATAGTCAGACAATACCTCTCCACAATTCACGATTTGATTGGTCAGTCCCACGATGCCAGGGGCAACGGCATCAGGTTTAATATTTACCACAAAAGTATAATCCGCGGTATTGCCAGCATCGTCTGTAGCACTGAGCGTGACGATCATACCATCTACCACTGTACTACCAACTGCTGGCGACTGCACCACAGATGGAGATAGGTCGCAGTTATCAGACACAGTTCCTAATCCTGTATAATCCAACAAAACGGTATTACAATTCACATCTTGATCGGTAAGACCAGTGATCACAGGATCTTCTGCATCAGAAGTCAAAGAAACCATAAACGTACATACATCCGTATTGCCACTGTTATCTGTAGCCGTAAGAGTCACCGTCATACCATCGACAGCCATGCTGCCTACAGCAGGCGATTGAGTTATAGTAGGATTTGGGTCTACATTATCTGTAGCAGTTGCCAATGAAGTATAATCTGGTAATATAGTCGTACAACTAAGGGACTGATTAATAGGACAAGTAATATCAGGGTCAGTAGCATCACCAAAAGTATTGACTATGAATGTACACGTATTATTTACATTGCCAGAAGCATCGGTAGCGATTAGTGTCACTGTCATACCTGATATAACTGCAGTACCTACTGCTGGTGATTGTGTAATCACAGGCGCACTATCACAGCCGTCCCAAGCTGCCGCACTAGCAGTATAGTCTAAAAGAGTAGAACCTGCTGTTACAGACTGGTTTCCTGGGCAAGTGGTGAAATCAGGTGCACGCACATCGTCAGAGCACGGAGAAATAGCCGCCAACCATACATTGCCTACTACAGACTTATTACCTGATGCAGAAGTTTGATGCGTACTTGTTGCCATCACATAGTGATCAGGACTAATTTCTAGTACATGAGCATAATAATCAACAGAAGCTGACCCATAGAGTTCTTGCCATTCTATTTCTCCAGAAGCATCCAGCTTGACCACCACATTGTCGTACGAACCAAACGCTCCAGCATGATTGAGAATCCTACCACCCACGATGTAACCACCATCACTGGTTTCTCTCACACTCAGGCAATACTCTTCAGAGACGCTTCCGATTGTCCTGCACCACTCTTTGTTTCCTGAGGCATCTACCTTCACTATAAACATGTCATTGCCTCCAAATAAAGTAGCAATATCATGGTCACTTGAATTCGTACTCCCATACGTAATGAACCCTCCATCAGAAGTAGCCAAAACACCAGCTGTGTAGTCATTGCCACTGCCTCCAAAATTTTTCTCCCAAGTAAGGTCTAAATCCAGGTCCGTTTTCAGTACCCAAATATCAGAATACCCCCCGTAATGATTACTTACATCTCCGCTTGCATGAGTAGCCACTCCTGATAGGATTACTCCTCCAGATTGACTCACAGCCACATAGCCATCTCGCTGTATACCTGATGAGCCATAGCTACCAAAATCAAGGGTATTACCATCAGTATCTATCTTTAAAGCATACAAGGTCCCATTGCCGCCTCCAATCGTCTCATCTATAAAATCTAAATCTTGAGAAAACGTTCTTCCCGTAATCACAAAATCTCCGGAAAGCATCTTAGCCACACCGAAAGCCTCATCTAGACGTGTCCCTCCAAAGTTTTTGTTCCATACAATATTGCCATCTACATCAAATTTGACGGCCCAAATATCATCTTGTATACCATAATTACCAGGCACATCACCATCATCAGATTCAGTAGACCCCACAGCGATATACCCACCGTCGTCAGTGAGGGCTACCTCAATAAAATCGTCGGCCGAAGTCCCACCAAGTGTATGTGTCCACACCTCTGCTCCTGCATCGTCCACTTTCATAATAAAGGCATCTGAGGGGTAATTTTGGCTGGCTCCTACTAGGATGAATCCTCCATCTTGGCCTGGCTTCATGTCACGGATGTAAGCTCTATTTACCACTGTATGGCCAACTTCCCACTCCACATAATTTTGGGCATGACTATTAGCACTCAATGTAAGTGCTAGCAATAGCAATATAACTGGCAACCTTTTCATAAATAATACACATAAATCTTAAATATGTGCAAAATTCACTTTTAGTCAACTCAAATACATCGCCAGAAAATAGGGTTTTTAAAACTCACTAGAAGTAGTAGGTTTTGGAATAATTAAGGTTGCAAATCAACTCATGTTATATCTCCACACTCAACCAGTCCAAGGTAGACTGATACATGATATTGTCTTTATCTTTTTGAGCAATGTCACTGTCTTCGATAAATTTACCAATCTCCAAATCGCCTAACGGGAAAGGGTAGTCTGAGCCAAGCGTGATCTTATCTGAACCAATCATTTCCATGATGTATTTAAGATAAGGAAGGTCATGCGTAATACAATCCACCCAAAACTTACCCAAATATTCACGTGGATTAATCGAATTATCAATGGCAACTAAGTCTGGACGGCAATTGAATCCATGCGCTACCCTACCAATAGTCGCCAACAAAGAACCTCCCGCATGAGAGAAGTTGAACCTCACCTTAGGAAATTTCTCCAGTACCCCACCGAATATAAGTGAACAGGCTGCTCGCGAAGTTTCGGCAGGCATACCTACCAACCACGGCAACCAATACTTACTCATGTGCTCGCTGCCCATCATCTCCCACGGATGAATCATCACCGCCAGACCCAACTGCTCACAAGCCTCCCATATGGGATAAAACTCTGGCTCGTCAAGATTTTTATTATTGATATTCGATCCGATTTGAATACCAGGCAAGTGGAGTTCATTTTTTATTCTTTCCAGTTCTTGTACGGCATGCTTGGGCGATTGCATAGGTATCGTACCTAGCCCCAAATAGTGTTTGGGATAAGCTGCCACTACCTGAGCAAGGTGGTCATTCAGAAATTGAGAAATCTCTAGCCCATCCTGCGCTTTAGCCCAATAGCTAAACATGACAGGAATGGTACAAATAACTTGATACTGCGTGTGATACTGAGCATACTCAGCTATTCTTATTTCAGGATCCCAACAGTTTTCGTTGATTTCTCTAAAAAACACTCCGCCCTTCATCATATCGGCATACTGTGGGCGCTTATGCACGAGGTGTATAAAATCTCCATACCCAAATTTCTTTGCAAAATCAGGCAATTTCTCTGGCAAGATATGCGTGTGCATATCAATCTTCAGGCTTCTACTCATGGGATGCTGTTTCTTGGGTGGATGAATCAAAAAAATCAGTTCAATCCATTTCCGAAATTAATAATTTAAGTCAGCATTTGCGCCAAAAGCATTTAGATTTGCATTTTTGAAATTACAATTAAGAAATTATGACCGCAGAAATCCACACCACAAAAGGTGTAATGAAGTTGGAGTTTTTTGAAAAGGATGCTCCTAATACAGTTAAAAACTTTACCGACTTAGCCAAAAAAGGCTTTTATGACGGGTTGACTTTTCACAGAGTTATTCCTGACTTCGTTATCCAAGGCGGATGTCCTGACGGTACTGGCGCTGGCGGCCCAGGCTACCAAATCGACTGTGAGCTTGATGGCGACAATCAATTCCACGATCGTGGCGTACTCTCTATGGCTCATGCAGGTAGAAACACTGGTGGGTCTCAATTTTTCATTTGCCACAGCCGCACCAATACCGCTCACTTGGACAGAAATCACACCGTTTTTGGCAAAGTAGTAGAAGGTCTGGATGTGATCGATGAGATCAACCAAGGCGACAAAATGACCAAAGTAGTCGTGATCGACTAATCTTCATAGAAGCTGTTTGAGAGCTGATAAGTACTCTCGATGTATTTGCTAATCTCAAACAGCTTCTTATTATTACCCATGGGTTTTATTAATTTAGTAGCTCTTCAACTAATAAAATAAAACCTATGAAAACCAATATCCTTCTTGCTTCTCTACTCCTAGCAGGCATTGCTTGCACACCTACCAAAAATAAAGAAGAAGCACAGACACCACCCAAAACCATCACTCCTCCCTCCCTCTCCAAAGTATGGGAAACAGATACTGTGCTTACGACTAGTGAATCCGTGATCTATGATCCATTTCGCAAGGTGCTCTACGTATCCAATATAAATGGCGTACCGCCCACAGCGAAAGACAACGACGGGTTTATCTCTATCATTAATACTGACGGTACAGTAGCCACACTCAAATGGATCACCGAACTCTCTGCCCCCAAAGGCATGGGCATTGTGGACAGCAGTCTATTTGTCGCCAACATAGACGAAGTGATAGAAATCGATATCCCTAGTGGGGAAATCATCAAAAGGCATCCCATCGAAGGCGCGCAGTTTCTCAACGACATCACAGTATCCAAAGACGGCGATGTGTTTATTTCCGACACCATGACCAACAAAATTCATTTACTCAGCAAAGGGGAAATGACCACTTGGCTAACCGATAGCACTATGAAAGGTCCTAATGGTTTGCTACATCAAGGCAGCCACATCATGGCATCTTCCTTTGGTGGCGACGAATACTATCGAATAGATATCAATACCAAAATGATAGAGACTCTTACTGACTCTATCCCCGCGGGAGATGGTGTGACATCGTATCACGAACATTACTTTGTATCCAACTGGAATGGAGAAGTTCATTTTGTAGACAGCACCAACGCAAGAACAATTCTAATCGACACTAAGGAAATCGGTCAAAATGCCGCAGATATTTATTACCTGAAAGAAAAAGGCCTGCTGCTTGTGCCTACTTTCTTTGCTAATACCATAGCCGCCTATCAGGTAAAATAATATAGTATTAGAAAGTCCGAAGGAACCTCTAGAGGTTCCTTCGGACTTTCTAATAATTCAATTCTTTACTTTCTACGTTTCTAAACATACCTTCCGACTTGTAAAATGCACCACCTTCAATCATCCCAATATATTCGGTATGTTCCTCACGCCTTTCATACACATAGTGACGACCTAAATTGTCCAACGAATACAAATCGAAGCCCATTGATATATCTGAATCTCTAACAACGAGCGCATCGAAAAGCATTCCTGTATGCGTTTGATAATTGTGGTCAATATAGAAATATAAAACATGCCCTTTTTCACCAACAGGGTCCAATACATATTCAGCCTCCATCTTTGTCTGAATATTTTTCATTTTCAGCTTTCGCCAAATAAAAAACGGAGCACCCTTACTCGCCAACAACTTCCACTTGTACCAATAAGTAACCTCTACATCTCCCATCTTAAACGCTACCTTTCGATAATAAAACAGATTGAGAGAATCGATATAAATTGCGATGACCCCCAGTAAAAAAACAGTAAAAAAAAGCAAACCTCCCCAAAGAAGCCAATCGTTCGAATGCCCAGTGGCGTAGAGTAGAATGGTAGGATTCAAATTGCTATACAGTTGGTTATATCATGCTAAACGTTCATTTTCAATGGAAATTGACCTCCAGCAGCTCATAATTAAATTATTATCCAAAAATAGCAAAATCAAAGGGTTCCTCCTTTCAATTCGGCTTCCTTCTGGATAGTTTTGTACAAGCAAATATATTATGGAAGCAGGCATACACACCACCAAAGAAAAAGCACTCTCGCTCAATCTCAACGAATCCATTTATGGCACATTAGCCGAAATCGGTGCAGGACAAGAAGTAGCATCCAATTTTTTCAAAGCTGGAGGAGCCTCTGGTACGATTGCCAAAACCATGTCGGCCTACGACATGAAATTTTCTGACGCCATCTATGGCGCTACCAAGCGCTACGTATGTGAAGAAAAACTCCTCAAAATGCTTGACAAAGAATACCATTTGCTCTCCAAGCGACTCAACCACCGAGCAGACGAAACCAGATTTTTTGCTTTTGCCAATACAGTAGAAACTATCAACTACCAAAAAACCAACGAAGGACATGGCTGGGTTGGTGTTCGGTTTCAATTAACTCCTTTTGCAGAACCTAACGATTGTATTATTCACGTGGTACTCAAAGACCCCGACATGATCTGGCAACAAGAAGTGTTGGGCAAAATCGGAGTCAACCTTATCTATGGCTGTTTCAATCATTTTGCTGACCCAGAGCAGCTGATGATCTCTATTGGAGACAATTTCAGCAAAGATCGAATTGAAATAGACATGTTTAGACTCGAAGGCCCTGCCTTTGATGGGATCGACAACCGATTGATGAGTTTGAAACTAGTAAAGCATGGACTCACTAAAGCAGCTATTTTCAACCAACACGGAATTGTAAAACAGCCGACTTCATTCCTATACAAGAAAAATGTATGCGTACTACGTGGCAGATTTAGACCCGTCACGCATGTCAATGTGGACATGATGATAGCTGGTGTACGCCAATTCAAAAAAGAACTAGACAACAAAAACGAAAGCTTTGATGTGATCGCCGAACTCACACTTAGAGACCTTACTCTCGGAGGTGAAATAGATGAACAAGATTTTCTAGATCGTGTAGACCTATTGAATTCACTAGGTCAAACGGTATTGATCTCCAACTATCAGGAGCATTACCGGTTAGCTGTTTACCTGAGTAGAATCACCAAAAAAGGCAAGATTGCTTTCATACTCGGCACCAACAACCTCTCTCACCTGTTTGAGGAAGAGTACTACACCAATCTGCCTGGCGGTATTATGGAAGCTTTCGGGAAATTGTTTGCCGCCAATCAACAAGTATTTGTATACCCTAGTCTATCCCCTGATACTAAGGAGGTTCGTACCAGTCAAAATTTCGAAGCAGCAGACCACTTAAAACATCTCTATCAGCATCTCGTCACCAATCACTTCATTCAAGATGTAAAAAATGCTAAAGTGGAAAACCTCCATATCATTTCTGATGATGTACTCGCCATGATCAAAAAAGGCGAAGCAGGCTGGGAAGAATTCGTACCATTCAAAGTAGCCCACATGATTAAGGAGAAAAAAATGTTTAAGTACAAAGACCTAGCAGCCAAAGTATAAGTCACCAATCCTCATAATCCGCCTTTGTTAAAAAAAATGTGGGTTATTCCGTTTCGTCTTTTATATTCGTGTTTTCATGCGATTGTATAAGGAACGGTATATTCTGTATATGGCACCTTTACTACACGCCGTACGAACTCATTAAACAACAAAAAATGGCAGGAAGAGGAAATTTCAGCAACC contains the following coding sequences:
- a CDS encoding EF-hand domain-containing protein, with translation MLSDRLTQKYTHLFKILDFDHDGLLQERDFMSLGENVAIFRCLMPPSEVEDFITQRGQDFWTQLRDFLSSQTPNRCNLTNWLKYLEAVVVGEIYGPFDKIAQQAADDIFYIYDKDKNGYLSKQEYMCFFVSLRVEIKFVDICFKKLDLNNDLQLSKEELVGAIKEFFLSEDTKKPGNLLFGNPENYQFDTRRTLYTEV
- a CDS encoding PorP/SprF family type IX secretion system membrane protein, with the protein product MKTRVILLLVLVKSIAGLAQQVPVLSTYTYNLMTVNPAYAGYYGHLDVALEATRTVPFIEGGSQFGNFTINSPVGIRSVGLGATITSDKVGVYSNTEFSMAYSYKLFSRNRNSYTSWGFYPSVLSFGIQAGMSHVSERLTDLGVVNDPEYAQDINTFLPTIGMGVFYSQKHFYVGLSAPRITGSMFSADANLSLQNHYYLQAGYKTALARDYFLKPAMLVKYVSGAPIQFDVNAIIEYSGKFEAGVGYRSVAGVNFLIGLHITNQFFVVYHYDTTLDQNPNAWSNMHGLMIKYNPFHVE
- a CDS encoding gliding motility-associated C-terminal domain-containing protein — translated: MKRLPVILLLLALTLSANSHAQNYVEWEVGHTVVNRAYIRDMKPGQDGGFILVGASQNYPSDAFIMKVDDAGAEVWTHTLGGTSADDFIEVALTDDGGYIAVGSTESDDGDVPGNYGIQDDIWAVKFDVDGNIVWNKNFGGTRLDEAFGVAKMLSGDFVITGRTFSQDLDFIDETIGGGNGTLYALKIDTDGNTLDFGSYGSSGIQRDGYVAVSQSGGVILSGVATHASGDVSNHYGGYSDIWVLKTDLDLDLTWEKNFGGSGNDYTAGVLATSDGGFITYGSTNSSDHDIATLFGGNDMFIVKVDASGNKEWCRTIGSVSEEYCLSVRETSDGGYIVGGRILNHAGAFGSYDNVVVKLDASGEIEWQELYGSASVDYYAHVLEISPDHYVMATSTHQTSASGNKSVVGNVWLAAISPCSDDVRAPDFTTCPGNQSVTAGSTLLDYTASAAAWDGCDSAPVITQSPAVGTAVISGMTVTLIATDASGNVNNTCTFIVNTFGDATDPDITCPINQSLSCTTILPDYTSLATATDNVDPNPTITQSPAVGSMAVDGMTVTLTATDNSGNTDVCTFMVSLTSDAEDPVITGLTDQDVNCNTVLLDYTGLGTVSDNCDLSPSVVQSPAVGSTVVDGMIVTLSATDDAGNTADYTFVVNIKPDAVAPGIVGLTNQIVNCGEVLSDYRTLGTVIDNCDAAPVVTQSPAIGTAVTDGMTVTLTATDAVGNADDFIFQVFIHADVESPMLSTIDDQTVGCGTLLQDYTSLTSVSDNCDIDIQLIQSPAAGVEVVDGMLVDIKGLDDAGNFYEITFQILVQEDLLGPVLNCPSDQVLTCGNLMPDFTSSLRATDVCAEIEMVTQSPKAGEILVVDTEVELVATDSYGNSSSCIFQIQIEDIEVDAGEDQVILEGESTQLSVRSIHSGVVTWSPNYGLADTQTMSPTTTAEFTTDYTVQLETVEGCVGEDQVTVWVEQPVFSSGFSPNGDGINDTWQIKGIEKYPDNTVYVYNRWGNLIYEQRGYDNQSRSFDGQANNLTGLSTGQLPEGTYFYHIDIPSGHDIEKTDGYIMIKR
- a CDS encoding amidohydrolase family protein — protein: MSRSLKIDMHTHILPEKLPDFAKKFGYGDFIHLVHKRPQYADMMKGGVFFREINENCWDPEIRIAEYAQYHTQYQVICTIPVMFSYWAKAQDGLEISQFLNDHLAQVVAAYPKHYLGLGTIPMQSPKHAVQELERIKNELHLPGIQIGSNINNKNLDEPEFYPIWEACEQLGLAVMIHPWEMMGSEHMSKYWLPWLVGMPAETSRAACSLIFGGVLEKFPKVRFNFSHAGGSLLATIGRVAHGFNCRPDLVAIDNSINPREYLGKFWVDCITHDLPYLKYIMEMIGSDKITLGSDYPFPLGDLEIGKFIEDSDIAQKDKDNIMYQSTLDWLSVEI
- a CDS encoding peptidylprolyl isomerase — protein: MMTAEIHTTKGVMKLEFFEKDAPNTVKNFTDLAKKGFYDGLTFHRVIPDFVIQGGCPDGTGAGGPGYQIDCELDGDNQFHDRGVLSMAHAGRNTGGSQFFICHSRTNTAHLDRNHTVFGKVVEGLDVIDEINQGDKMTKVVVID
- a CDS encoding SMP-30/gluconolactonase/LRE family protein — encoded protein: MKTNILLASLLLAGIACTPTKNKEEAQTPPKTITPPSLSKVWETDTVLTTSESVIYDPFRKVLYVSNINGVPPTAKDNDGFISIINTDGTVATLKWITELSAPKGMGIVDSSLFVANIDEVIEIDIPSGEIIKRHPIEGAQFLNDITVSKDGDVFISDTMTNKIHLLSKGEMTTWLTDSTMKGPNGLLHQGSHIMASSFGGDEYYRIDINTKMIETLTDSIPAGDGVTSYHEHYFVSNWNGEVHFVDSTNARTILIDTKEIGQNAADIYYLKEKGLLLVPTFFANTIAAYQVK
- a CDS encoding TonB-dependent receptor; the protein is MEAGIHTTKEKALSLNLNESIYGTLAEIGAGQEVASNFFKAGGASGTIAKTMSAYDMKFSDAIYGATKRYVCEEKLLKMLDKEYHLLSKRLNHRADETRFFAFANTVETINYQKTNEGHGWVGVRFQLTPFAEPNDCIIHVVLKDPDMIWQQEVLGKIGVNLIYGCFNHFADPEQLMISIGDNFSKDRIEIDMFRLEGPAFDGIDNRLMSLKLVKHGLTKAAIFNQHGIVKQPTSFLYKKNVCVLRGRFRPVTHVNVDMMIAGVRQFKKELDNKNESFDVIAELTLRDLTLGGEIDEQDFLDRVDLLNSLGQTVLISNYQEHYRLAVYLSRITKKGKIAFILGTNNLSHLFEEEYYTNLPGGIMEAFGKLFAANQQVFVYPSLSPDTKEVRTSQNFEAADHLKHLYQHLVTNHFIQDVKNAKVENLHIISDDVLAMIKKGEAGWEEFVPFKVAHMIKEKKMFKYKDLAAKV